In Rhodamnia argentea isolate NSW1041297 chromosome 11, ASM2092103v1, whole genome shotgun sequence, one genomic interval encodes:
- the LOC115736347 gene encoding probable serine/threonine-protein kinase PIX13 isoform X2: MELVMLKFHFRFELLGFYKGTSNYHSNDKRFSATSSGVGSGKFSEAASASPSPDGADLNGEILETPNLKVYSFSDLKSATKNFKSDNLLGEGGFGKVFKGWVDEKTLAPSKMGSGMVVAIKKLNPESVQGFDEWQSEVNFLGRLSHPNLVKLLGYCWEEKELLLVYEFIQKGSLENHLFRRNPAIEPLSWDRRLKIAIGAARGLAFLHTSEKKIIYRDFKASNILLDWHYNAKIADFGLAKLGPSAGESHVTTRIMGTYGYAAPEYVATGHLYVKSDVYGFGVVLLEFLTGMRALDMKRPSEQQNLVDWTKPILSQRGKLKNLIDPRMEGQYSFKAALQTAQLILKCLFTEPRHRPSMTEVVETLERIESIKVKRKQPPICSHSSANRHLFIHDVMELYHELGTCHNVAITKQWMIQQR, encoded by the exons ATGGAGCTGGTTATGCTCAAATTTCACTTTCGATTTGAGTTGCTTGGTTTTTACA AGGGGACATCAAATTACCACAGCAACGACAAACGGTTCTCTGCAACAAGCAGCGGCGTCGGTAGTGGCAAGTTCTCAGAGGCGGCGAGCGCGAGCCCGAGCCCGGACGGGGCAGATCTGAATGGGGAGATTCTGGAGACGCCCAACTTGAAGGTCTACAGCTTTTCTGACTTGAAAAGTGCTACTAAGAACTTCAAGTCTGATAATTTATTGGGCGAGGGTGGTTTTGGTAAGGTCTTCAAGGGCTGGGTGGATGAAAAGACACTCGCACCTTCGAAGATGGGGAGTGGAATGGTTGTTGCCATCAAGAAACTGAACCCAGAGAGTGTGCAAGGTTTCGATGAGTGGCAG TCGGAGGTGAACTTTCTTGGAAGGCTTTCGCATCCCAATCTAGTGAAATTATTGGGATACTGTTGGGAGGAGAAAGAGCTGCTCCTTGTCTATGAATTCATTCAGAAAGGCAGTTTGGAAAATCATCTCTTCAGAA GGAATCCTGCTATTGAGCCCCTTTCTTGGGATAGACGACTCAAAATAGCTATCGGAGCAGCTCGTGGCTTGGCTTTCCTGCATACTTCAGAGAAGAAAATCATTTACAGAGATTTTAAGGCCTCGAACATACTGCTTGATTGG CACTATAATGCGAAAATAGCTGATTTTGGCTTGGCAAAGTTAGGACCTTCTGCGGGCGAGTCGCATGTGACTACCAGAATTATGGGGACATATGGTTATGCTGCTCCAGAGTACGTAGCAACAG GCCATTTGTACGTGAAGAGTGATGTGTACGGCTTCGGTGTGGTCCTACTAGAATTTTTGACCGGCATGCGGGCACTTGATATGAAGCGTCCTAGTGAGCAGCAAAATTTGGTGGATTGGACCAAGCCAATTCTATCTCAAAGAGGAAAGCTGAAGAATCTTATAGATCCCCGGATGGAGGGCCAGTATTCCTTTAAGGCGGCGTTACAAACCGCTCAACTCATTCTAAAATGCCTATTTACTGAACCAAGACATCGGCCCTCCATGACAGAGGTGGTGGAGACTTTGGAACGGATTGAATCGATCAAGGTTAAACGAAAGCAACCCCCAATATGTTCTCATTCCTCGGCTAATCG TCACCTTTTCATCCACGACGTCATGGAACTGTATCATGAGCTTGGAACTTGTCACAACGTGGCAATAACAAAGCAATGGATGATTCAACAACGTTGA
- the LOC115736347 gene encoding probable serine/threonine-protein kinase PIX13 isoform X1 → MGICWGVPSKEYIYSGNAETSASEGTSNYHSNDKRFSATSSGVGSGKFSEAASASPSPDGADLNGEILETPNLKVYSFSDLKSATKNFKSDNLLGEGGFGKVFKGWVDEKTLAPSKMGSGMVVAIKKLNPESVQGFDEWQSEVNFLGRLSHPNLVKLLGYCWEEKELLLVYEFIQKGSLENHLFRRNPAIEPLSWDRRLKIAIGAARGLAFLHTSEKKIIYRDFKASNILLDWHYNAKIADFGLAKLGPSAGESHVTTRIMGTYGYAAPEYVATGHLYVKSDVYGFGVVLLEFLTGMRALDMKRPSEQQNLVDWTKPILSQRGKLKNLIDPRMEGQYSFKAALQTAQLILKCLFTEPRHRPSMTEVVETLERIESIKVKRKQPPICSHSSANRHLFIHDVMELYHELGTCHNVAITKQWMIQQR, encoded by the exons ATGGGAATTTGCTGGGGTGTTCCGTCTAAAGAGTATATTTATTCTGGCAACGCCGAGACTTCCGCATCAG AGGGGACATCAAATTACCACAGCAACGACAAACGGTTCTCTGCAACAAGCAGCGGCGTCGGTAGTGGCAAGTTCTCAGAGGCGGCGAGCGCGAGCCCGAGCCCGGACGGGGCAGATCTGAATGGGGAGATTCTGGAGACGCCCAACTTGAAGGTCTACAGCTTTTCTGACTTGAAAAGTGCTACTAAGAACTTCAAGTCTGATAATTTATTGGGCGAGGGTGGTTTTGGTAAGGTCTTCAAGGGCTGGGTGGATGAAAAGACACTCGCACCTTCGAAGATGGGGAGTGGAATGGTTGTTGCCATCAAGAAACTGAACCCAGAGAGTGTGCAAGGTTTCGATGAGTGGCAG TCGGAGGTGAACTTTCTTGGAAGGCTTTCGCATCCCAATCTAGTGAAATTATTGGGATACTGTTGGGAGGAGAAAGAGCTGCTCCTTGTCTATGAATTCATTCAGAAAGGCAGTTTGGAAAATCATCTCTTCAGAA GGAATCCTGCTATTGAGCCCCTTTCTTGGGATAGACGACTCAAAATAGCTATCGGAGCAGCTCGTGGCTTGGCTTTCCTGCATACTTCAGAGAAGAAAATCATTTACAGAGATTTTAAGGCCTCGAACATACTGCTTGATTGG CACTATAATGCGAAAATAGCTGATTTTGGCTTGGCAAAGTTAGGACCTTCTGCGGGCGAGTCGCATGTGACTACCAGAATTATGGGGACATATGGTTATGCTGCTCCAGAGTACGTAGCAACAG GCCATTTGTACGTGAAGAGTGATGTGTACGGCTTCGGTGTGGTCCTACTAGAATTTTTGACCGGCATGCGGGCACTTGATATGAAGCGTCCTAGTGAGCAGCAAAATTTGGTGGATTGGACCAAGCCAATTCTATCTCAAAGAGGAAAGCTGAAGAATCTTATAGATCCCCGGATGGAGGGCCAGTATTCCTTTAAGGCGGCGTTACAAACCGCTCAACTCATTCTAAAATGCCTATTTACTGAACCAAGACATCGGCCCTCCATGACAGAGGTGGTGGAGACTTTGGAACGGATTGAATCGATCAAGGTTAAACGAAAGCAACCCCCAATATGTTCTCATTCCTCGGCTAATCG TCACCTTTTCATCCACGACGTCATGGAACTGTATCATGAGCTTGGAACTTGTCACAACGTGGCAATAACAAAGCAATGGATGATTCAACAACGTTGA
- the LOC115736348 gene encoding rab escort protein 1 isoform X1, with protein sequence MTELPPYPPIEPSNFDLIIVGTGLPESILAAAASAIGKSVLHLDPNPFYGSHFASLPPDDLSSFLDPHPSSPDHAAPSEGDGLASAIINLRSLYSDVEISSFAPETLEQHSRKFNLDLAGPRVLFCADKAIDAILRSGANQYVEFKSIDASLFYDKDGNLVNVPDSRAAIFKDKSLSLVEKNVLMRFFKLVQQHFSGDGESDRISEEDLASPFFEFLAKMRLPEKIKSVILYAISMADYDQGDKEACKVVISTKDGIERLALYHSSVGRFPNAVGALIYPIYGLGELAQAFCRRAAVKGCIYVLRMPVIALHMDKECGQYRGVRLGSGQDIFSHKLVLEPSFTVQSSIGSQPQNSLMENVQVKAKVARGICILTSSLRPDVSNFLIVYPPRSLYPEQVTSVRVLQIGGNLAVCPSGMFVLYLSALCDEASWGKKILHRAINALINHDDSKISEGTPPSTVQTEDARADPLLLWRALYIQELTAGQVESVSSTPMPDGSLGFNDALDATVKLFQTIYPHEEFFPETPAEDPEDDGALSVET encoded by the exons ATGACCGAGCTCCCGCCCTATCCTCCGATCGAGCCGTCTAACTTCGACCTCATAATCGTCGGCACCGGCCTTCCGGAGTCGATACTCGCGGCCGCTGCCTCCGCCATCGGCAAATCCGTCCTCCACCTCGACCCCAACCCCTTCTATGGCTCTCACTTTGCTTCTCTCCCTCCAGATGACCTCTCCAGTTTCCTCGACCCCCATCCTTCCTCTCCGGACCATGCCGCCCCATCCGAAGGCGACGGTCTCGCCTCCGCGATCATCAACCTCCGATCGCTCTACTCCGACGTGGAGATTTCCTCCTTTGCACCCGAAACGCTCGAGCAACACTCGAGGAAGTTCAATTTGGACCTGGCGGGACCTCGGGTGTTGTTCTGCGCGGACAAGGCCATCGATGCTATATTGAGATCGGGTGCTAATCAGTATGTGGAGTTCAAGTCGATCGATGCAAGCCTGTTTTACGATAAGGATGGTAATCTGGTAAATGTGCCCGATTCTCGTGCTGCCATCTTTAAAGATAAGAGCTTGAGCTTGGTGGAGAAGAATGTGTTGATGAGGTTCTTCAAGCTTGTTCAGCAGCATTTTAGTGGAGATGGTGAGAGTGATAGGATTTCAGAGGAAGACTTGGCTAGTCCCTTCTTCGAATTTTTGGCGAAAATGCGATTGCCAGAGAAGATTAAATC GGTTATTCTTTATGCGATATCTATGGCCGACTATGATCAGGGAGATAAGGAGGCATGTAAAGTTGTGATCAGTACAAAAGACGGAATCGAGCGATTAGCGCTCTATCACTCATCAGTGGGCAG ATTTCCAAATGCTGTTGGGGCTTTGATTTACCCAATCTATGGTCTAGGGGAGCTTGCACAGGCGTTTTGCCGACGTGCTGCTGTCAAAGGTTGCATCTAT GTTTTGAGAATGCCGGTGATTGCCTTGCATATGGATAAG GAGTGTGGACAGTACAGAGGTGTTAGATTAGGTTCTGGTCAGGACATTTTCAGTCATAAGCTGGTATTGGAACCATCATTTACAGTTCAGTCGTCGATAGGCTCACAACCACAGAATTCTCTTATGGAAAATGTACAAGTTAAAGCAAAGGTGGCTAGGGGAATATGCATTCTGACGTCTTCTCTGAGACCAGATGTATCGAACTTTTTGATTGTGTATCCTCCAAGAT CTTTGTACCCGGAGCAAGTCACATCAGTTCGAGTTCTGCAGATTGGTGGTAATTTAGCCGTTTGTCCCTCTGGCAT GTTCGTGCTCTACCTTTCAGCTTTGTGTGATGAGGCCAGTTGGGGGAAGAAAATACTGCATAGAGCCATAAATGCTCTAATCAATCATGATGATTCCAAGATTTCTGAAGGCACTCCTCCTTCTACAGTACAAACAGAGGATGCTAGAGCcgatcctcttcttctttggagGGCATTGTATATCCAAGAACTGACAGCG GGGCAAGTTGAATCTGTCAGCTCCACTCCTATGCCCGATGGAAGTTTAGGTTTCAATGATGCTCTAGACGCGACTGTTAAG CTATTTCAGACGATTTATCCTCACGAAGAATTCTTTCCGGAGACACCAGCTGAGGATCCTGAGGATGATGGGGCACTTAGCGTTGAGACGTGA
- the LOC115736348 gene encoding rab escort protein 1 isoform X2, which produces MTELPPYPPIEPSNFDLIIVGTGLPESILAAAASAIGKSVLHLDPNPFYGSHFASLPPDDLSSFLDPHPSSPDHAAPSEGDGLASAIINLRSLYSDVEISSFAPETLEQHSRKFNLDLAGPRVLFCADKAIDAILRSGANQYVEFKSIDASLFYDKDGNLVNVPDSRAAIFKDKSLSLVEKNVLMRFFKLVQQHFSGDGESDRISEEDLASPFFEFLAKMRLPEKIKSFPNAVGALIYPIYGLGELAQAFCRRAAVKGCIYVLRMPVIALHMDKECGQYRGVRLGSGQDIFSHKLVLEPSFTVQSSIGSQPQNSLMENVQVKAKVARGICILTSSLRPDVSNFLIVYPPRSLYPEQVTSVRVLQIGGNLAVCPSGMFVLYLSALCDEASWGKKILHRAINALINHDDSKISEGTPPSTVQTEDARADPLLLWRALYIQELTAGQVESVSSTPMPDGSLGFNDALDATVKLFQTIYPHEEFFPETPAEDPEDDGALSVET; this is translated from the exons ATGACCGAGCTCCCGCCCTATCCTCCGATCGAGCCGTCTAACTTCGACCTCATAATCGTCGGCACCGGCCTTCCGGAGTCGATACTCGCGGCCGCTGCCTCCGCCATCGGCAAATCCGTCCTCCACCTCGACCCCAACCCCTTCTATGGCTCTCACTTTGCTTCTCTCCCTCCAGATGACCTCTCCAGTTTCCTCGACCCCCATCCTTCCTCTCCGGACCATGCCGCCCCATCCGAAGGCGACGGTCTCGCCTCCGCGATCATCAACCTCCGATCGCTCTACTCCGACGTGGAGATTTCCTCCTTTGCACCCGAAACGCTCGAGCAACACTCGAGGAAGTTCAATTTGGACCTGGCGGGACCTCGGGTGTTGTTCTGCGCGGACAAGGCCATCGATGCTATATTGAGATCGGGTGCTAATCAGTATGTGGAGTTCAAGTCGATCGATGCAAGCCTGTTTTACGATAAGGATGGTAATCTGGTAAATGTGCCCGATTCTCGTGCTGCCATCTTTAAAGATAAGAGCTTGAGCTTGGTGGAGAAGAATGTGTTGATGAGGTTCTTCAAGCTTGTTCAGCAGCATTTTAGTGGAGATGGTGAGAGTGATAGGATTTCAGAGGAAGACTTGGCTAGTCCCTTCTTCGAATTTTTGGCGAAAATGCGATTGCCAGAGAAGATTAAATC ATTTCCAAATGCTGTTGGGGCTTTGATTTACCCAATCTATGGTCTAGGGGAGCTTGCACAGGCGTTTTGCCGACGTGCTGCTGTCAAAGGTTGCATCTAT GTTTTGAGAATGCCGGTGATTGCCTTGCATATGGATAAG GAGTGTGGACAGTACAGAGGTGTTAGATTAGGTTCTGGTCAGGACATTTTCAGTCATAAGCTGGTATTGGAACCATCATTTACAGTTCAGTCGTCGATAGGCTCACAACCACAGAATTCTCTTATGGAAAATGTACAAGTTAAAGCAAAGGTGGCTAGGGGAATATGCATTCTGACGTCTTCTCTGAGACCAGATGTATCGAACTTTTTGATTGTGTATCCTCCAAGAT CTTTGTACCCGGAGCAAGTCACATCAGTTCGAGTTCTGCAGATTGGTGGTAATTTAGCCGTTTGTCCCTCTGGCAT GTTCGTGCTCTACCTTTCAGCTTTGTGTGATGAGGCCAGTTGGGGGAAGAAAATACTGCATAGAGCCATAAATGCTCTAATCAATCATGATGATTCCAAGATTTCTGAAGGCACTCCTCCTTCTACAGTACAAACAGAGGATGCTAGAGCcgatcctcttcttctttggagGGCATTGTATATCCAAGAACTGACAGCG GGGCAAGTTGAATCTGTCAGCTCCACTCCTATGCCCGATGGAAGTTTAGGTTTCAATGATGCTCTAGACGCGACTGTTAAG CTATTTCAGACGATTTATCCTCACGAAGAATTCTTTCCGGAGACACCAGCTGAGGATCCTGAGGATGATGGGGCACTTAGCGTTGAGACGTGA
- the LOC115736349 gene encoding cancer-related nucleoside-triphosphatase homolog isoform X2 has protein sequence MAAPGKCLLVTGPPGVGKTTLVRRVFESLKASNPHLKIQGFYTREIREGADRVGFEVVTLDGRTGPLAFSTISTSDSLRWPTVGRYKVDIASFESLALPVLQVKEDTNLFIIDEVGKMELYSSSFFPAVLKVLQSNVPLLASIPIPRNGRDIPGGMFPVEMLLFGLY, from the exons ATGGCAGCTCCTGGGAAGTGCTTGCTGGTTACAGGTCCTCCT GGCGTGGGGAAGACGACTCTGGTAAGGAGAGTCTTCGAGTCTCTCAAGGCCTCGAATCCTCATTTGAAAATCCAGGGTTTCTATACGC GTGAGATAAGAGAAGGAGCAGACAGAGTTGGCTTCGAGGTGGTGACATTGGATGGCCGTACTGGTCCCCTCGCCTTTTCCACCATTTCcac CTCAGATTCTCTTAGATGGCCAACCGTTGGGAGGTACAAAGTAGATATAGCTTCGTTCGAGTCACTTGCTTTACCGGTGTTGCAG GTCAAGGAAGATACCAATCTCTTCATCATTGATGAAGTTGGTAAGATGGAGCTATACAGTTCATCATTTTTCCCAGCTGTCCTGAAGGTTCTACAGTCCAATGTCCCGCTTTTGGCATCGATTCCCATTCCAAGAAACGGTCGCGACATACCCGGAGGTATGTTTCCT GTTGAAATGTTACTCTTCGGGCTCTATTAG
- the LOC115736349 gene encoding cancer-related nucleoside-triphosphatase homolog isoform X1, whose amino-acid sequence MAAPGKCLLVTGPPGVGKTTLVRRVFESLKASNPHLKIQGFYTREIREGADRVGFEVVTLDGRTGPLAFSTISTSDSLRWPTVGRYKVDIASFESLALPVLQVKEDTNLFIIDEVGKMELYSSSFFPAVLKVLQSNVPLLASIPIPRNGRDIPGVARLRNHPGAEVFTVSASNRDAVREEIYSKLLDLLPKQ is encoded by the exons ATGGCAGCTCCTGGGAAGTGCTTGCTGGTTACAGGTCCTCCT GGCGTGGGGAAGACGACTCTGGTAAGGAGAGTCTTCGAGTCTCTCAAGGCCTCGAATCCTCATTTGAAAATCCAGGGTTTCTATACGC GTGAGATAAGAGAAGGAGCAGACAGAGTTGGCTTCGAGGTGGTGACATTGGATGGCCGTACTGGTCCCCTCGCCTTTTCCACCATTTCcac CTCAGATTCTCTTAGATGGCCAACCGTTGGGAGGTACAAAGTAGATATAGCTTCGTTCGAGTCACTTGCTTTACCGGTGTTGCAG GTCAAGGAAGATACCAATCTCTTCATCATTGATGAAGTTGGTAAGATGGAGCTATACAGTTCATCATTTTTCCCAGCTGTCCTGAAGGTTCTACAGTCCAATGTCCCGCTTTTGGCATCGATTCCCATTCCAAGAAACGGTCGCGACATACCCGGAG TTGCACGGTTGAGGAATCATCCAGGAGCGGaagttttcaccgtgagcgcaAGTAATAGAGATGCTGTTAGAGAAGAAATATATTCCAAGCTACTCGACTTACTCCCCAAGCAATAG
- the LOC115736349 gene encoding cancer-related nucleoside-triphosphatase homolog isoform X3, producing MAVLVPSPFPPFPHSLRWPTVGRYKVDIASFESLALPVLQVKEDTNLFIIDEVGKMELYSSSFFPAVLKVLQSNVPLLASIPIPRNGRDIPGVARLRNHPGAEVFTVSASNRDAVREEIYSKLLDLLPKQ from the exons ATGGCCGTACTGGTCCCCTCGCCTTTTCCACCATTTCcac ATTCTCTTAGATGGCCAACCGTTGGGAGGTACAAAGTAGATATAGCTTCGTTCGAGTCACTTGCTTTACCGGTGTTGCAG GTCAAGGAAGATACCAATCTCTTCATCATTGATGAAGTTGGTAAGATGGAGCTATACAGTTCATCATTTTTCCCAGCTGTCCTGAAGGTTCTACAGTCCAATGTCCCGCTTTTGGCATCGATTCCCATTCCAAGAAACGGTCGCGACATACCCGGAG TTGCACGGTTGAGGAATCATCCAGGAGCGGaagttttcaccgtgagcgcaAGTAATAGAGATGCTGTTAGAGAAGAAATATATTCCAAGCTACTCGACTTACTCCCCAAGCAATAG
- the LOC115736349 gene encoding cancer-related nucleoside-triphosphatase homolog isoform X4 gives MVPGQKIKCLDSLRWPTVGRYKVDIASFESLALPVLQVKEDTNLFIIDEVGKMELYSSSFFPAVLKVLQSNVPLLASIPIPRNGRDIPGVARLRNHPGAEVFTVSASNRDAVREEIYSKLLDLLPKQ, from the exons ATGGTCCCTGGCCAAAAAATTAAGTGCTTAG ATTCTCTTAGATGGCCAACCGTTGGGAGGTACAAAGTAGATATAGCTTCGTTCGAGTCACTTGCTTTACCGGTGTTGCAG GTCAAGGAAGATACCAATCTCTTCATCATTGATGAAGTTGGTAAGATGGAGCTATACAGTTCATCATTTTTCCCAGCTGTCCTGAAGGTTCTACAGTCCAATGTCCCGCTTTTGGCATCGATTCCCATTCCAAGAAACGGTCGCGACATACCCGGAG TTGCACGGTTGAGGAATCATCCAGGAGCGGaagttttcaccgtgagcgcaAGTAATAGAGATGCTGTTAGAGAAGAAATATATTCCAAGCTACTCGACTTACTCCCCAAGCAATAG
- the LOC115736391 gene encoding WUSCHEL-related homeobox 8-like isoform X1: MEWEKQEQHHHLHHQHQHQHQQHHQQPQQSKEAQQQQQQQQQQGEGIANGTAGGNGVLYVKVMTDEQLETLRKQIAVYAAICEQLVEMHKNLTAQQDLAGVRLGNLYCDPLMTTAGHKITARQRWTPTAIQLQILERIFNEGTGTPSKQKIKEITTELSQHGQISETNVYNWFQNRRARSKRKLQNAAGNNAESEAEAEVESPKEMKTKPEIFQSQQNSVSRNEDLCFQSPEISSDLHFADPQTKVESIFSPDGSLRSRNRNLGQLSFYDAMLSNPVGLAGNEHLGGKMEVPGAYGLYHPAEDFGMSG; this comes from the exons ATGGAATGGGAGAAGCAGGAACAGCACCACCATCTCCatcaccagcaccagcaccagcaccagcagcACCACCAACAGCCGCAGCAATCGAAGGAGGCtcagcagcaacagcaacagcaacagcaacagggCGAGGGCATCGCCAACGGGACGGCGGGCGGGAACGGCGTGTTGTACGTGAAGGTGATGACGGACGAGCAGCTGGAGACTCTCCGGAAGCAGATCGCCGTCTACGCCGCCATCTGCGAGCAGCTCGTCGAGATGCACAAGAACCTCACCGCTCAGCAGGATCTCGCag GAGTTAGGCTGGGAAATCTGTATTGTGACCCCCTGATGACAACTGCTGGTCACAAAATAACTGCCAGGCAGCGATGGACTCCAACAGCTATACAACTTCAGATTCTTGAGCGGATCTTCAATGAAGGAACTGGTACTCCAAGCAAACAGAAAATCAAAGAGATTACTACTGAACTGAGCCAGCATGGACAAATTTCAGAAACAAATGTCTATAACTGGTTCCAGAACCGGCGTGCACGATCAAAAAGGAAACTACAGAATGCAGCTGGAAACAATGCTGAATCTGAAGCTGAAGCAGAAGTTGAGTCACCAAAGGAGATGAAGACAAAACCAGAGATCTTTCAATCTCAGCAGAATTCAGTATCAAGGAATGAAGATCTGTGCTTCCAAAGCCCTGAGATTAGCTCAGATCTTCATTTTGCTGATCCACAGACCAAAGTGGAGAGCATTTTTTCTCCGGATGGCAGTTTAAGATCCAGAAATAGGAACCTAGGCCAGCTATCTTTCTATGATGCCATGTTGTCCAATCCAG TTGGTCTTGCAGGAAATGAGCATCTGGGTGGGAAGATGGAAGTACCAGGAGCCTACGGTCTGTATCATCCTGCGGAAGACTTTGGCATGAGTGGATGA
- the LOC115736391 gene encoding WUSCHEL-related homeobox 8-like isoform X2: MEWEKQEQHHHLHHQHQHQHQQHHQQPQQSKEAQQQQQQQQQQGEGIANGTAGGNGVLYVKVMTDEQLETLRKQIAVYAAICEQLVEMHKNLTAQQDLAGVRLGNLYCDPLMTTAGHKITARQRWTPTAIQLQILERIFNEGTGTPSKQKIKEITTELSQHGQISETNVYNWFQNRRARSKRKLQNAAGNNAESEAEAEVESPKEMKTKPEIFQSQQNSVSRNEDLCFQSPEISSDLHFADPQTKVESIFSPDGSLRSRNRNLGQLSFYDAMLSNPGNEHLGGKMEVPGAYGLYHPAEDFGMSG; the protein is encoded by the exons ATGGAATGGGAGAAGCAGGAACAGCACCACCATCTCCatcaccagcaccagcaccagcaccagcagcACCACCAACAGCCGCAGCAATCGAAGGAGGCtcagcagcaacagcaacagcaacagcaacagggCGAGGGCATCGCCAACGGGACGGCGGGCGGGAACGGCGTGTTGTACGTGAAGGTGATGACGGACGAGCAGCTGGAGACTCTCCGGAAGCAGATCGCCGTCTACGCCGCCATCTGCGAGCAGCTCGTCGAGATGCACAAGAACCTCACCGCTCAGCAGGATCTCGCag GAGTTAGGCTGGGAAATCTGTATTGTGACCCCCTGATGACAACTGCTGGTCACAAAATAACTGCCAGGCAGCGATGGACTCCAACAGCTATACAACTTCAGATTCTTGAGCGGATCTTCAATGAAGGAACTGGTACTCCAAGCAAACAGAAAATCAAAGAGATTACTACTGAACTGAGCCAGCATGGACAAATTTCAGAAACAAATGTCTATAACTGGTTCCAGAACCGGCGTGCACGATCAAAAAGGAAACTACAGAATGCAGCTGGAAACAATGCTGAATCTGAAGCTGAAGCAGAAGTTGAGTCACCAAAGGAGATGAAGACAAAACCAGAGATCTTTCAATCTCAGCAGAATTCAGTATCAAGGAATGAAGATCTGTGCTTCCAAAGCCCTGAGATTAGCTCAGATCTTCATTTTGCTGATCCACAGACCAAAGTGGAGAGCATTTTTTCTCCGGATGGCAGTTTAAGATCCAGAAATAGGAACCTAGGCCAGCTATCTTTCTATGATGCCATGTTGTCCAATCCAG GAAATGAGCATCTGGGTGGGAAGATGGAAGTACCAGGAGCCTACGGTCTGTATCATCCTGCGGAAGACTTTGGCATGAGTGGATGA
- the LOC125312871 gene encoding uncharacterized protein LOC125312871, whose product MGENSSAHGKYTYFHDQKYPHEAIDVHHIEVRSNGAKGVFVSLLAATIVGNAFYLLLVKEKSVTLIFSSILLWAFLRKLLLGKPVKKESVVIMPTLGVQLETVYLSGRIMRQFVPVSKILKPVLQECVTPVTCYWSLSLFLREEEELTPVFKELRPPLKMLIPVWKALCAATGEVSSHSYTEDGGDADEGGRSEINP is encoded by the exons ATGGGAGAAAATTCATCTGCCCATGGAAAATATACGTATTTCCATGACCAGAAGTATCCCCATGAAGCAATCGACGTCCACCACATTGAGGTCCGAAGTAACGGTGCAAAGGGTGTTTTTGTCTCTCTCCTTGCTGCCACCATCGTGGGGAATGCGTTCTATCTTCTCCTCGTCAAG GAGAAATCAGttactcttattttctcaagcATCCTTTTGTGGGCATTTCTAAGAAAATTGTTGCTCGGGAAACCTGTTAAGAAAG AATCTGTGGTGATTATGCCAACTCTTGGAGTACAGCTTGAAACTGTCTATCTGAG TGGCCGAATCATGCGTCAGTTTGTTCCCGTCAGCAAAATTTTAAAACCTGTGCTACAAGAATGCGTCACACCAGTCACTTGTTATTGGAGCCTGTCTTTGTTTTtgcgtgaggaagaagaactGACGCCCGTTTTCAAG GAACTACGTCCACCATTGAAGATGCTAATCCCAGTATGGAAAGCACTTTGTGCTGCCACTGGTGAAGTTAGCTCACATTCATACACAGAGGACGGCGGGGATGCTGATGAAGGAGGTCGATCTGAGATAAACCCGTGA